In Salirhabdus salicampi, a genomic segment contains:
- a CDS encoding PIG-L deacetylase family protein, translated as MLKQMLMEMSRPILIPITRYILSHYYKGNRPLSNVGHHKRVCILAPHMDDETIGLGGTIKLHAEHGAHVTCVFTSDGANSTSVVRKDRLSNIRKQEMEIVKEILGISRIEYMDLPDGDVKSTQDAQRTLQTILEDIQPDVIYCPPFVDAHLDHIGTTNLLQDTLAAMKIDKLPIRLYEVNCPIPPRYLNCLIDISSTFHAKQKAIEAFQSQQIAFDGFLELNRLKRKLVHNNNSKAVEGFFEMPAHDFIEGFNRIKAETDQYPHLFKQANRTITLLWAIYRSEHKKQAIYEKITQ; from the coding sequence ATGTTGAAACAGATGTTAATGGAGATGAGCCGCCCAATCTTAATACCAATTACCCGATATATCCTGAGTCACTACTATAAAGGAAATCGCCCCCTCTCGAATGTAGGTCATCACAAGCGTGTTTGCATACTCGCCCCCCATATGGATGATGAAACGATTGGTCTCGGGGGGACAATAAAACTTCATGCAGAGCATGGTGCTCACGTCACATGTGTATTCACATCCGATGGGGCGAACAGTACGAGTGTCGTTAGGAAAGACCGTTTAAGCAACATTCGTAAGCAGGAGATGGAAATCGTAAAAGAGATTTTAGGCATTTCCCGAATTGAATATATGGATTTACCAGATGGAGACGTAAAAAGTACGCAAGACGCCCAACGAACATTACAAACCATACTAGAAGACATTCAACCAGACGTCATTTACTGTCCTCCATTTGTTGATGCCCACCTTGATCATATCGGTACGACAAATTTGTTACAGGATACATTAGCCGCTATGAAAATAGACAAACTTCCGATCCGCCTATACGAAGTGAACTGTCCGATTCCGCCGCGTTATTTAAATTGTCTCATTGATATTAGTTCGACCTTCCACGCGAAACAAAAGGCGATTGAAGCGTTCCAATCCCAGCAGATTGCCTTCGATGGATTTCTTGAGTTGAATCGATTAAAAAGGAAGTTAGTGCACAACAATAATAGTAAAGCGGTAGAAGGATTTTTCGAAATGCCTGCTCACGATTTTATCGAAGGGTTTAACCGAATTAAAGCGGAGACAGATCAATATCCTCATCTTTTTAAACAAGCAAACCGAACGATTACTTTACTTTGGGCTATATACCGAAGTGAGCATAAAAAACAAGCCATATACGAAAAGATTACGCAATGA
- the murJ gene encoding murein biosynthesis integral membrane protein MurJ, with the protein MKKTVAFSSLLFIVVTLILKLSGLLRDIVIAYYFGDSYVADAYLAAFIIPNLFILFFTTGMKNALVPSYIEAIEQQRGQEHLGHVFKGTILISFCITVVGAMSANAYIPILYPQFSAEAKTIAIWVSVILFAAIFMIGMNAVLEAYFDAVKQYTFSAFTQILLLFTVVLSAVLFANQIGAYSLAFGYLAGSILSLVVKLAVVKTRRAMAVRTKMQWKEVKRFYRIFIPVALTVAVGQINLAIDNVFAGYFGEGAVTYINYAKNLVHFPQAIFGVTIGTIIFPLLSKAMAQLDHDGFKRGIEQGLMTMFYILLPAIVGLMLLMPAVIELLYERGAFGREATAATSYVSYFYVGSVLFFSIHNIINKGFYTLKKGHLILMIGGLAIGLNILFNVLFTRWIGYYGIPLASSVMAFFYVGTCFVIFYRLVGGLQLSHIGMEYSRIITGAFIMAAALYFILPTLHELPRFVYIFCSAVIGGTVYVVVTYFLQSTSLAFFLQAIKRQKG; encoded by the coding sequence TTGAAAAAAACAGTCGCATTTTCAAGTCTATTATTTATCGTTGTTACGTTGATATTAAAGTTGTCTGGGTTGTTACGGGATATTGTCATCGCCTATTACTTCGGCGATAGTTATGTTGCTGATGCCTACTTAGCAGCATTTATTATTCCGAATTTATTTATTTTGTTTTTTACAACAGGGATGAAAAATGCCCTCGTACCAAGTTACATTGAAGCAATAGAACAACAACGGGGACAGGAACATTTAGGACATGTATTCAAGGGAACGATACTTATCAGTTTCTGCATCACCGTTGTTGGCGCCATGTCAGCAAATGCCTATATTCCCATTCTTTATCCCCAATTTTCAGCCGAGGCAAAAACGATTGCCATTTGGGTATCTGTCATTTTATTTGCAGCCATTTTCATGATTGGAATGAATGCAGTATTAGAAGCTTATTTCGATGCGGTGAAACAGTATACGTTTTCCGCTTTTACGCAAATTTTATTGTTGTTTACGGTTGTGCTAAGTGCTGTTTTATTCGCTAATCAAATTGGTGCCTATTCATTAGCATTCGGTTATTTAGCCGGAAGTATTCTTTCCCTGGTCGTCAAACTTGCTGTCGTCAAAACGAGGCGGGCAATGGCGGTAAGGACTAAAATGCAATGGAAAGAAGTGAAACGGTTTTACCGTATTTTTATTCCGGTCGCCCTCACTGTCGCTGTTGGACAAATTAATTTAGCGATCGACAACGTATTTGCTGGTTATTTTGGGGAAGGCGCTGTTACTTACATAAACTATGCAAAAAATTTAGTGCACTTTCCCCAGGCCATTTTCGGGGTAACGATTGGAACGATCATCTTCCCCCTTCTTTCGAAAGCAATGGCTCAACTTGACCATGACGGGTTTAAAAGAGGAATTGAACAAGGGTTAATGACGATGTTCTATATTTTGTTACCCGCTATTGTCGGACTCATGTTGCTCATGCCTGCTGTCATTGAATTGTTATATGAACGGGGTGCTTTCGGACGTGAGGCTACGGCAGCGACAAGCTATGTGAGCTACTTTTACGTTGGATCTGTACTCTTTTTCAGTATACACAACATTATTAATAAAGGGTTTTACACTTTAAAAAAAGGCCACCTCATTCTGATGATTGGCGGGCTGGCGATAGGCTTAAATATCTTGTTTAACGTTTTATTTACAAGATGGATTGGATATTATGGCATTCCCCTCGCCTCTTCGGTGATGGCATTTTTTTACGTTGGCACATGTTTCGTCATCTTTTACCGATTAGTAGGTGGACTTCAATTAAGCCATATAGGGATGGAATATAGCCGTATAATAACCGGCGCCTTCATTATGGCGGCAGCACTCTATTTCATCTTGCCAACACTTCATGAACTGCCTCGTTTCGTATATATATTCTGTAGTGCTGTTATAGGAGGTACGGTTTACGTGGTTGTAACGTACTTCCTTCAATCTACTTCTTTAGCTTTTTTCTTACAAGCGATTAAACGTCAGAAGGGATAG
- a CDS encoding sulfotransferase family protein — MKRIARSIIHLPRNCKRFYLHKTSTVNPSPTFVLGNQKSGTSAIGALLAQLTDRSVAIDLPGICEPVQPKLHRGDLSFQKFVQKNAYDFSKDIIKEPSLTFLYDELRTHFPNAKVVFIIRDPRDNIRSILNRVGIPGHLHNITDRKWRRQLKKAPKDWERVIDSRWMGVKGENYIEWMAHRWNVAADIYTQNKDDMMFIRYEDFVKDKERAIRQLANELDLPHVHDISDKVDIQYQPAGNRNVKKHEFFGEHNLTRIHRICGDRMASFGYKVHV; from the coding sequence ATGAAACGTATCGCCCGATCTATTATTCACCTACCACGTAATTGCAAACGATTTTATTTGCATAAAACATCCACGGTTAACCCATCGCCTACTTTTGTCCTAGGTAACCAAAAAAGTGGTACGTCTGCTATTGGGGCATTGCTGGCTCAGTTAACAGATCGTTCTGTTGCTATTGATTTACCCGGGATTTGTGAGCCGGTTCAGCCGAAATTACATCGCGGCGATTTGTCATTCCAAAAATTTGTGCAAAAAAATGCGTACGACTTTTCCAAGGATATCATCAAGGAGCCGTCTTTAACCTTTTTATACGATGAGCTCCGTACACACTTTCCCAATGCGAAGGTTGTGTTTATTATTCGTGATCCTCGGGACAATATTCGGAGCATTTTAAATCGGGTCGGAATACCGGGCCATTTACATAACATTACGGACCGAAAATGGCGTCGCCAATTAAAAAAAGCACCGAAAGATTGGGAGCGGGTCATTGACAGTCGATGGATGGGTGTTAAAGGAGAAAACTATATTGAGTGGATGGCACACCGATGGAACGTAGCCGCAGATATATATACTCAAAACAAAGACGATATGATGTTCATTCGTTATGAAGATTTCGTCAAAGATAAAGAAAGGGCCATTCGACAGTTAGCGAACGAGCTGGACCTACCTCACGTTCATGACATTTCCGATAAGGTGGATATTCAATATCAACCAGCCGGAAATCGGAATGTAAAAAAGCATGAGTTCTTTGGGGAACATAACCTTACACGTATTCATCGTATATGTGGAGATCGAATGGCATCCTTCGGCTACAAGGTGCATGTATAA
- a CDS encoding phospho-sugar mutase, translating to MSWEKEYKKWLEFDTLNGDLRVQLEKMIDEGAIKESFYNNLEFGTGGMRGELGPGINRMNIYTVRRAAEGLANYIEEKGAAFKKRGVVVAYDSRHFSQEFAIETAKVMGAHNIPTYIFTSLRPTPELSFAVRYLKTAAGVMITASHNPPEYNGYKVYNEEGGQVPPEQAEQIIQKVNKVEDELTVPVLTKEELEQKQLLRWIDEEIDKEYLRRLKEISLNPTILKEHADNLNVVFTPLHGTSYHLVKEGLGQIGIRNVNIVEEQATPDPEFSTVQSPNPEEHQAFEMAIQYGEKTNADILIGTDPDADRLGVAVKNHNDVYQVLTGNQLGALLLDYILKNTEQLPDNGVLIKTIVTSEFGKAIASHYGVKTLNTLTGFKFIGEKIQEFEETGQNTFLFGYEESYGFLISDFARDKDAVQAAVLACEMAAVYKAEGKSLYEALEELYEKHGYYLEDLHSITLKGIEGTEKIKNIMSKFRKDPIVEIGSMSVEVVEDYQSQERRHLRSGEIEPIHLPKSNVVKFVLNDDCWFCLRPSGTEPKIKFYFAVKSNSYRNSLQKLEEIKDHVLAQIHF from the coding sequence ATGAGTTGGGAGAAAGAATACAAAAAGTGGCTTGAATTTGACACGTTAAATGGAGATTTGCGTGTTCAATTAGAGAAAATGATAGATGAAGGTGCAATAAAAGAGAGCTTCTATAATAACTTAGAATTTGGTACTGGTGGTATGCGGGGAGAGCTAGGACCGGGGATAAACAGAATGAATATCTATACAGTAAGAAGAGCAGCTGAAGGATTAGCAAATTACATTGAAGAAAAGGGAGCGGCATTCAAAAAAAGAGGGGTAGTAGTTGCCTACGATTCTCGTCATTTCTCTCAAGAATTTGCTATTGAAACAGCGAAAGTCATGGGTGCACACAATATTCCGACATATATATTTACTTCTCTGCGACCAACACCTGAACTATCATTTGCTGTCCGCTACTTAAAAACCGCGGCAGGTGTAATGATTACAGCTAGCCATAACCCGCCGGAGTATAACGGTTATAAAGTGTATAACGAAGAGGGTGGACAAGTTCCGCCGGAACAAGCAGAGCAAATCATTCAAAAGGTAAATAAAGTTGAAGATGAACTTACAGTTCCGGTGCTTACGAAAGAGGAACTGGAACAAAAACAACTACTAAGATGGATTGATGAAGAAATAGATAAAGAATATTTAAGACGATTAAAAGAGATTTCATTAAACCCAACTATATTAAAAGAACATGCCGACAATTTAAACGTTGTCTTTACTCCTTTACATGGAACGTCATACCACCTTGTTAAAGAAGGGTTGGGGCAAATTGGCATTCGTAATGTCAACATTGTGGAAGAACAAGCTACCCCAGATCCGGAGTTCTCAACTGTACAATCACCGAATCCGGAAGAGCATCAAGCATTCGAAATGGCGATCCAGTATGGTGAAAAGACAAATGCAGATATATTAATAGGAACGGATCCAGACGCAGACCGTTTAGGGGTAGCGGTTAAAAATCATAACGATGTATACCAAGTTTTAACCGGAAACCAATTGGGTGCACTATTGCTAGATTATATTTTGAAAAACACAGAACAACTACCAGATAATGGGGTCTTAATTAAGACGATTGTGACATCAGAGTTTGGGAAAGCTATTGCATCCCATTATGGTGTGAAAACATTAAATACGTTAACCGGCTTTAAGTTTATAGGTGAGAAGATTCAAGAATTTGAAGAAACAGGGCAGAACACATTTTTATTCGGTTATGAAGAAAGTTATGGATTTTTAATTTCCGACTTTGCTCGAGATAAGGATGCTGTTCAGGCTGCAGTATTAGCATGTGAAATGGCCGCTGTTTATAAAGCTGAAGGTAAGTCTTTATATGAAGCTTTAGAGGAATTATATGAAAAGCACGGTTATTATTTAGAAGACTTACATTCTATTACGCTAAAAGGAATAGAAGGTACAGAAAAAATAAAGAACATTATGTCTAAATTTAGGAAAGACCCAATCGTAGAGATTGGGAGTATGTCAGTAGAGGTAGTTGAAGATTACCAAAGTCAAGAGCGGAGACACTTGCGTTCTGGCGAAATCGAACCAATTCATCTGCCAAAATCAAATGTTGTTAAGTTTGTCTTAAATGATGATTGTTGGTTCTGTTTAAGACCATCAGGAACTGAACCGAAAATTAAGTTTTACTTTGCTGTTAAGAGTAATTCCTATCGGAACAGTTTACAGAAGCTAGAAGAAATTAAAGACCATGTATTAGCACAAATTCATTTTTAA
- the galU gene encoding UTP--glucose-1-phosphate uridylyltransferase GalU has product MKKVRKAIIPAAGLGTRFLPATKAMPKEMLPIVDKPTIQYIVEEAIASGIEDIIIVTGKGKRAIEDHFDNNFELEDNLMKKEKFELLDKVKQSARVDIHYIRQKEPLGLGHAVWCARKFIGDEPFAVLLGDDIVQSDQPCLQQLIQQYEATGSSIIGVQTVPDSETHRYGIIDPSEQVGRRYKVNSFIEKPKENPPSNLAIMGRYILTPEIMQYLDRQETGAGGEIQLTDAINLMNSTQKVYAYDFEGTRYDVGEKIGFIKTTIEIALSHSEVKDELAEYLKQLTNDKVEV; this is encoded by the coding sequence TTGAAAAAAGTAAGAAAAGCAATTATACCCGCAGCAGGGTTAGGAACTAGATTTCTTCCAGCTACGAAAGCAATGCCGAAAGAGATGCTACCAATCGTAGATAAACCAACGATTCAATATATAGTAGAAGAAGCCATTGCTTCAGGTATTGAGGATATTATCATCGTGACTGGTAAGGGTAAGAGAGCAATTGAAGACCACTTTGATAATAACTTTGAGTTAGAAGATAATCTAATGAAAAAAGAGAAGTTCGAATTACTGGATAAGGTAAAACAATCAGCTAGAGTTGATATTCATTATATAAGACAAAAAGAACCACTAGGATTAGGGCATGCAGTATGGTGTGCAAGAAAGTTCATTGGTGATGAGCCATTTGCCGTTTTACTTGGTGACGATATTGTTCAGTCTGACCAACCGTGCTTACAACAACTTATTCAGCAATATGAGGCGACTGGTTCTTCTATTATTGGTGTGCAGACTGTTCCTGACAGTGAAACACATCGTTACGGCATTATTGATCCATCGGAACAAGTGGGGAGAAGATATAAAGTAAATAGCTTTATAGAGAAACCAAAAGAGAACCCACCTTCTAACCTAGCAATTATGGGACGATATATTTTAACACCGGAAATCATGCAATATTTAGATAGACAAGAGACAGGAGCCGGTGGTGAAATCCAATTAACAGATGCAATTAATTTAATGAATTCTACACAAAAAGTTTATGCCTATGACTTTGAAGGTACCCGCTATGATGTTGGGGAGAAAATAGGTTTTATTAAAACTACAATTGAAATTGCGCTATCTCATAGTGAAGTGAAAGACGAATTAGCCGAATATTTAAAGCAACTAACAAACGATAAAGTTGAAGTTTAA
- the rfbB gene encoding dTDP-glucose 4,6-dehydratase → MNLLVTGGAGFIGSNFVRYMLKQYPTYKVVNYDLLTYAGNLENLSDVENNPNYKFVQGDIANRELVEHVVKEHNIDVIVNFAAESHVDRSITQPDIFVKTNVLGTQNLLDVAKANSIEKYVQVSTDEVYGTLGDTGYFVEDTPLAPNSPYSASKASADLLVRSYYETFGMNVNITRCSNNYGPYHFPEKLIPLMVTNALEGKPLPVYGNGKNVRDWLHVEDHCSAIDLVIHNGEAGEVYNVGGHNEKTNIEVVELIVEKLGASKDLIQYVEDRLGHDKRYAIDPTKLETELGWKPKFNFATGIEETIQWYLSNREWWENIKSGEYLNYYKKQYEGRVTV, encoded by the coding sequence ATGAACTTATTAGTAACAGGTGGAGCAGGTTTTATTGGTAGTAACTTCGTCCGCTATATGTTAAAACAATACCCTACTTATAAAGTAGTAAACTATGATTTGTTAACTTATGCAGGAAATTTGGAAAATTTAAGTGATGTAGAAAACAATCCGAACTATAAATTTGTTCAGGGGGATATTGCGAACAGAGAACTAGTCGAGCATGTTGTAAAGGAACATAACATTGATGTTATTGTTAACTTTGCGGCCGAATCCCACGTAGATAGAAGTATTACTCAACCTGATATTTTTGTGAAAACGAATGTTTTAGGAACTCAAAATCTACTAGATGTTGCGAAGGCAAACTCTATCGAAAAATATGTACAAGTGTCTACTGACGAAGTATATGGAACATTAGGTGACACTGGTTATTTTGTTGAAGATACACCATTAGCACCAAATAGCCCATACTCTGCTAGTAAGGCAAGTGCAGACTTATTAGTTAGATCTTACTATGAAACATTTGGTATGAATGTGAATATAACACGTTGCTCAAATAACTATGGCCCATATCACTTCCCGGAAAAACTCATCCCTTTAATGGTAACGAACGCACTAGAAGGCAAGCCTTTACCAGTTTACGGTAATGGAAAAAACGTTAGAGACTGGTTGCATGTAGAAGACCATTGTTCAGCTATTGATTTAGTTATTCACAATGGTGAAGCTGGTGAAGTATATAATGTTGGTGGTCATAATGAAAAAACGAACATTGAAGTAGTAGAACTAATTGTTGAAAAGCTAGGTGCTTCTAAAGATTTAATTCAGTATGTGGAAGATAGACTAGGTCATGACAAACGTTATGCGATTGATCCTACTAAACTGGAAACTGAACTTGGGTGGAAGCCGAAGTTTAACTTCGCTACAGGAATAGAAGAGACGATTCAATGGTATTTAAGCAATAGAGAATGGTGGGAAAACATTAAATCCGGTGAATATTTAAACTACTACAAAAAACAGTATGAAGGGCGAGTAACAGTATAA
- the rfbD gene encoding dTDP-4-dehydrorhamnose reductase — protein sequence MSKIVVTGAAGQLGSDVVQQLRKIDEYEVYGFTRQELDITNDEEVFNTFRSIRPDAVIHCAAYTKVDHAEEDPDTAYLVNAIGSRNIAAASEKVKAKLVYVSTDYVFNGESEKPYHEFEETSPLGVYGKSKLAGETFVRNLHSQFFIVRTSWVFGVNGQNFVKTMMELAKKMDELKVVEDQVGSPTYTQDLARNIIEMVQTEKYGTYHVSNSGQCSWFEFASEIFNQIGSDIKVNPCTTEEFPRPAPRPKNSVFDHMALRLNQFAEMPHWRDALTRFLQELQEKQQSKEE from the coding sequence ATGTCAAAAATTGTAGTAACGGGTGCAGCTGGACAACTCGGTTCTGATGTTGTTCAGCAACTTAGAAAAATAGATGAATATGAAGTATACGGTTTTACTAGGCAGGAGCTAGATATTACAAATGATGAAGAAGTCTTCAATACATTTCGTTCTATTAGACCGGATGCTGTCATTCACTGTGCTGCCTATACAAAGGTTGACCATGCAGAAGAAGACCCAGATACCGCTTATCTTGTAAATGCCATTGGCTCCAGAAATATCGCTGCCGCTTCTGAAAAAGTGAAGGCGAAACTCGTATATGTTAGTACTGACTATGTGTTTAATGGCGAGAGTGAAAAACCTTATCATGAGTTTGAAGAAACTTCACCTTTAGGTGTATATGGTAAATCGAAACTAGCAGGAGAAACATTTGTCCGTAACCTCCATTCTCAGTTTTTCATTGTACGAACGTCTTGGGTATTCGGTGTGAATGGCCAAAACTTTGTCAAAACAATGATGGAGTTAGCGAAAAAGATGGATGAATTAAAGGTTGTAGAAGACCAAGTAGGTTCTCCTACCTATACGCAAGATTTAGCAAGGAACATCATTGAAATGGTCCAGACAGAAAAGTATGGAACCTATCACGTTTCCAACTCTGGTCAATGCTCTTGGTTTGAGTTTGCTAGTGAGATTTTTAACCAGATTGGTAGCGATATTAAAGTGAATCCTTGTACTACAGAGGAATTTCCAAGACCGGCCCCAAGGCCGAAAAACTCTGTGTTTGACCATATGGCATTGAGGCTAAATCAATTTGCTGAAATGCCCCATTGGCGAGACGCGTTAACGAGATTTTTACAAGAATTACAGGAAAAGCAACAAAGTAAGGAAGAATAA
- a CDS encoding sugar transferase: protein MKRATDVVGSIIGLVVFSPIFFLVSLLYLWGSSKGPVFFKQKRVGHNGKEFYIYKFRSMVTNAEERLKSDPVLYEKYIQNNYKLDQDEDPRITKIGKFLRKTSLDELPQLINVLKGDMTIIGPRPVVKEELREYKERKSVLLSVKPGLTGYWQVSGRSDVGYPERVDIELYYVYNQSVKLDLSIFFKTILIVLLRKGAY, encoded by the coding sequence ATGAAAAGAGCTACGGATGTGGTTGGGTCTATTATTGGACTTGTCGTGTTTTCCCCAATCTTTTTTCTAGTAAGTTTATTGTATTTATGGGGTAGTTCAAAAGGACCGGTGTTCTTTAAACAGAAGAGGGTAGGACATAATGGAAAGGAATTTTATATCTATAAGTTCCGATCCATGGTTACGAATGCAGAGGAGAGACTGAAGAGCGATCCTGTTTTATATGAAAAGTATATACAGAATAATTATAAACTAGATCAGGATGAGGATCCTAGAATTACGAAGATAGGTAAGTTTTTAAGAAAGACAAGTTTAGACGAGTTACCACAGCTAATTAATGTTTTAAAAGGTGACATGACGATTATTGGTCCAAGGCCAGTAGTGAAAGAAGAGTTAAGAGAGTACAAGGAAAGAAAAAGTGTATTATTATCTGTTAAGCCAGGGTTAACAGGCTATTGGCAAGTAAGTGGCCGGAGTGATGTTGGCTACCCAGAAAGAGTAGATATTGAATTATATTATGTTTATAACCAATCGGTAAAATTAGATCTATCTATTTTCTTTAAAACGATATTGATCGTGTTGTTGAGAAAGGGAGCATACTAG
- a CDS encoding glycosyltransferase family 2 protein: MHKVSVLIPTYNAHNYIIDLLSKLSNQEIGNDELEIIIVDSSSKDDTVELVQNNFPNVQVFVIPNDQFDHGGTRNLLVSKASGDYLLFMTQDAIPYDNYLIQNLLSSFTDDVLISYARQIPRESAKPTEQFARSFNYPDRGVIKDKSTIEELGIKNFFNSNVCSMYKREVFDSYQFPEKIILNEDMILASETILDGYKVCYAHEARVYHSHNYTMLQQFKRYFDIGMAFKDTEYLLKYASNEKEGAKFVKQLLRYLFKKRYYYLIPVAVLETMAKYAGYLLGKNHKKLPVTVKRTLSAYMK, encoded by the coding sequence ATGCACAAAGTATCGGTTTTAATTCCGACATACAACGCTCACAATTATATTATTGACTTATTATCAAAACTTTCGAACCAAGAGATTGGGAACGACGAACTAGAAATTATCATTGTCGATTCTTCATCAAAAGATGATACTGTTGAACTTGTACAAAATAACTTTCCTAATGTTCAAGTTTTCGTGATCCCGAATGACCAATTTGATCATGGAGGGACGCGAAACCTACTTGTGTCCAAGGCATCAGGTGATTATTTGTTATTTATGACACAGGATGCAATACCGTATGATAATTATTTAATTCAAAATTTATTATCTTCATTTACGGATGATGTGTTGATTAGCTATGCAAGACAGATACCAAGAGAAAGTGCAAAACCTACTGAACAGTTTGCTCGATCCTTTAATTACCCAGACCGTGGAGTTATTAAAGATAAATCGACTATTGAAGAACTAGGAATTAAAAATTTCTTCAATTCTAATGTTTGTAGTATGTATAAAAGAGAAGTGTTTGACTCATATCAATTCCCGGAAAAAATCATTCTAAATGAAGATATGATTTTAGCGTCTGAAACGATTTTAGATGGCTATAAAGTATGCTACGCCCATGAAGCAAGGGTTTACCACTCCCACAACTATACAATGCTGCAGCAATTTAAGAGGTACTTTGATATTGGGATGGCATTTAAAGATACAGAATATCTTTTAAAATATGCTTCAAATGAGAAAGAAGGGGCAAAATTCGTTAAACAGCTCCTGCGTTATTTGTTCAAAAAACGTTACTATTATTTAATACCGGTAGCAGTTTTAGAGACAATGGCAAAGTATGCGGGTTATTTACTAGGAAAGAATCATAAGAAATTACCAGTGACAGTCAAGAGAACATTATCAGCATATATGAAATAA
- a CDS encoding O-antigen polymerase: MVGLLLFLILLSVVGYYLHRTFLNSLTLFYGIWGFIILLYSFQLSHHLNDLSNRSLIVFFLTFAMFMVGYLVSFFVLNKTTSFETLREHQPTAPQFILDINQSLIDKGLAFIIIFTIIQGIFSGGYPLAWLLLGIGKNYTQYGIPTFNGLLMSFIIFFGTLLYILNKEKPQLRLQLYLLVIFFIPVLVISRQVLVTLLIQIAIIKLIYSKKINYKKVIPSSIILVTLFGLIGNLRTGLSKFVEVADIKSESIPYLLSGFYWVYMYLTMTVANLNSLFSKANMEFAYGWNMLNSFFPTIIVDTLYIDSFTSKLSSYLVSINFTVSGYMAKPYLDFGIIGLVVYTLVLGVLAYVVYHNFKKNINYLSLMIFVVFTQIILMSFFTDFLLYLPVSFQFFWIFVFRRYLYKPHKK, from the coding sequence ATGGTTGGGCTTTTATTGTTTTTAATTTTATTAAGTGTAGTAGGTTATTACTTACACAGAACATTCTTGAATAGTTTAACACTGTTTTATGGCATTTGGGGATTTATTATTCTGCTATATTCATTTCAATTAAGTCACCACCTAAACGATCTTTCAAATAGAAGTTTAATCGTCTTTTTTTTGACGTTCGCTATGTTTATGGTAGGTTATTTAGTTTCTTTCTTTGTTTTGAATAAAACTACATCTTTTGAAACCTTAAGGGAACATCAACCAACAGCTCCCCAATTCATATTGGACATAAACCAATCACTTATAGATAAAGGACTCGCTTTTATTATTATCTTTACGATTATTCAAGGTATATTTAGTGGTGGTTATCCATTGGCTTGGCTGTTACTAGGCATAGGGAAAAACTACACTCAATATGGGATACCTACATTTAATGGTTTGCTCATGAGTTTTATTATCTTCTTCGGAACACTGCTGTACATCTTGAATAAGGAAAAGCCCCAATTGCGTTTGCAATTGTATTTATTAGTTATCTTCTTTATTCCAGTTTTAGTTATATCGAGGCAAGTATTAGTTACACTCTTGATACAGATCGCCATCATTAAATTAATTTACAGCAAGAAGATCAACTATAAAAAGGTAATACCTTCATCAATTATATTAGTAACTTTATTTGGGCTAATTGGAAATTTACGAACAGGGTTGAGTAAGTTTGTCGAAGTTGCTGATATAAAGAGTGAAAGTATTCCGTACCTATTATCGGGTTTTTACTGGGTGTATATGTATTTAACCATGACAGTAGCAAACCTTAACTCCTTGTTTTCAAAGGCAAACATGGAATTCGCTTATGGATGGAACATGTTAAATTCCTTCTTTCCAACTATTATCGTTGACACACTTTATATAGATAGTTTTACATCAAAACTGTCTTCATATCTTGTAAGCATAAACTTTACAGTCTCTGGTTATATGGCTAAACCATATTTAGACTTTGGCATAATTGGATTAGTCGTTTATACCCTGGTCCTTGGTGTATTAGCATATGTTGTATACCACAATTTCAAGAAAAATATAAACTATTTGTCGTTGATGATATTTGTCGTATTTACACAAATTATCTTAATGTCATTCTTTACGGATTTCTTACTTTACTTGCCAGTTTCTTTTCAGTTCTTTTGGATTTTTGTATTTCGCCGTTATTTATACAAACCTCATAAAAAGTAA